The Manihot esculenta cultivar AM560-2 chromosome 1, M.esculenta_v8, whole genome shotgun sequence genome has a window encoding:
- the LOC110612874 gene encoding fumarate hydratase 1, mitochondrial isoform X3: MEYGLDPSIGKAIMQAAQEVAEGKLNDHFPLVIWQTGSGTQSNMNANEVIANRAAEILGHKRGEKFVHPNDHVNKSQSSNDTFPTVMHIAAATEINSRLIPNLKNLHSTLHSKSIEFKDIVKIGRTHTQDATPLTLGQEFSGYALQVKYGLDRITCTLPRMYQLAQGGTAVGTGLNTKKGFDAKIAAAVAEETKLPFVTAENKFEALAAHDAFVESSGALNTIATSLMKIANDMRFLGSGPRCGLGELVLPENEPGSSIMPGKVNPTQCEALTMACAQVMGNHVAITVGGSNGHFELNVFKPMIASNLLHSTRLLGDASASFEKNCVKGIQANKERISKLLHESLMLVTALNPKIGYDNAAAVAKLAHKEGTTLKEAALKLGVLTSEEFDALVVPEKMIGPSD, from the exons ATGGAGTATGGTCTGGATCCATCCATAGGGAAGGCTATAATGCAGGCTGCCCAAGAGGTAGCTGAAGGCAAGTTAAATGATCATTTTCCGCTTGTTATATGGCAGACTGGTAGTGGCACTCAGAGTAACATGAATGCCAATGAG GTTATTGCCAACAGAGCAGCTGAGATTCTTGGACATAAGCGAGGTGAAAAGTTTGTACACCCAAACGATCATGTCAACAAATCGCAGTCTTCTAATGATACCTTCCCAACA GTGATGCACATTGCAGCTGCCACAGAAATAAATTCAAGATTAATACCAAATCTGAAAAATTTGCACAGCACACTGCATTCAAAG TCTATTGAATTCAAAGATATTGTCAAAATTGGGCGCACTCACACTCAAGATGCAACACCACTGACTCTCGGACAAGAGTTTAGTGGCTACGCCTTGCAA GTGAAGTATGGACTTGATCGGATCACATGCACTCTACCGCGCATGTATCAG CTTGCTCAAGGTGGAACTGCTGTTGGAACTGGATTGAACACAAAGAAGGG ATTTGATGCCAAAATAGCTGCTGCAGTGGCTGAGGAAACAAAACTACCATTTGTAACAGCAGAAAACAAGTTTGAAGCTTTG GCTGCACATGATGCTTTTGTTGAAAGTAGCGGAGCCCTTAACACGATTGCTACTTCTCTAATGAAGATTGCAAATGACATGCGCTTCTTGGGAAG CGGCCCACGATGCGGCCTTGGTGAACTTGTACTTCCTGAAAATGAACCAGGCAGCAGTATTATGCCT GGAAAGGTTAATCCTACCCAGTGTGAGGCACTCACTATGGCCTGTGCTCAG GTCATGGGAAATCATGTGGCTATTACAGTGGGTGGATCAAATGGCCATTTTGAGCTTAATGTGTTTAAGCCTATGATTGCTAGCAATCTCCTACAT TCAACGAGATTGCTCGGAGATGCATCTGCTTCCTTTGAAAAGAACTGCGTGAAAGGCATTCAAGCCAACAAGGAAAGGATTTCAAAATTACTTCATGAG TCGCTTATGCTTGTGACTGCCTTGAATCCT AAAATTGGCTATGACAATGCTGCAGCAGTTGCTAAGCTAGCTCACAAGGAAGGAACTACTCTAAAG GAAGCTGCATTGAAACTTGGAGTGCTCACCAGTGAAGAATTTGATGCCCTTGTGGTGCCTGAAAAAATGATTGGCCCATCTGACTGA
- the LOC110612874 gene encoding fumarate hydratase 1, mitochondrial isoform X2: MVSMAFREEKDTFGPIQVPADKLWGAQTQRSLQNFEIGGEREQMPEPIVRAFGILKKCAAKVNMEYGLDPSIGKAIMQAAQEVAEGKLNDHFPLVIWQTGSGTQSNMNANEVIANRAAEILGHKRGEKFVHPNDHVNKSQSSNDTFPTVMHIAAATEINSRLIPNLKNLHSTLHSKSIEFKDIVKIGRTHTQDATPLTLGQEFSGYALQVKYGLDRITCTLPRMYQLAQGGTAVGTGLNTKKGFDAKIAAAVAEETKLPFVTAENKFEALAAHDAFVESSGALNTIATSLMKIANDMRFLGSGPRCGLGELVLPENEPGSSIMPGKVNPTQCEALTMACAQVMGNHVAITVGGSNGHFELNVFKPMIASNLLHSTRLLGDASASFEKNCVKGIQANKERISKLLHESLMLVTALNPKIGYDNAAAVAKLAHKEGTTLKEAALKLGVLTSEEFDALVVPEKMIGPSD, from the exons ATGGTTTCAATGGCCTTCAGGGAAGAAAAAGACACTTTTGGACCCATTCAAGTTCCCGCTGATAA GTTATGGGGCGCGCAAACTCAAAGATCACTGCAAAATTTCGAAATAGGGGGAGAGCGTGAGCAGATGCCGGAACCGATCGTTCGTGCTTTTGGCATTCTTAAGAAGTGCGCTGCCAAG GTGAACATGGAGTATGGTCTGGATCCATCCATAGGGAAGGCTATAATGCAGGCTGCCCAAGAGGTAGCTGAAGGCAAGTTAAATGATCATTTTCCGCTTGTTATATGGCAGACTGGTAGTGGCACTCAGAGTAACATGAATGCCAATGAG GTTATTGCCAACAGAGCAGCTGAGATTCTTGGACATAAGCGAGGTGAAAAGTTTGTACACCCAAACGATCATGTCAACAAATCGCAGTCTTCTAATGATACCTTCCCAACA GTGATGCACATTGCAGCTGCCACAGAAATAAATTCAAGATTAATACCAAATCTGAAAAATTTGCACAGCACACTGCATTCAAAG TCTATTGAATTCAAAGATATTGTCAAAATTGGGCGCACTCACACTCAAGATGCAACACCACTGACTCTCGGACAAGAGTTTAGTGGCTACGCCTTGCAA GTGAAGTATGGACTTGATCGGATCACATGCACTCTACCGCGCATGTATCAG CTTGCTCAAGGTGGAACTGCTGTTGGAACTGGATTGAACACAAAGAAGGG ATTTGATGCCAAAATAGCTGCTGCAGTGGCTGAGGAAACAAAACTACCATTTGTAACAGCAGAAAACAAGTTTGAAGCTTTG GCTGCACATGATGCTTTTGTTGAAAGTAGCGGAGCCCTTAACACGATTGCTACTTCTCTAATGAAGATTGCAAATGACATGCGCTTCTTGGGAAG CGGCCCACGATGCGGCCTTGGTGAACTTGTACTTCCTGAAAATGAACCAGGCAGCAGTATTATGCCT GGAAAGGTTAATCCTACCCAGTGTGAGGCACTCACTATGGCCTGTGCTCAG GTCATGGGAAATCATGTGGCTATTACAGTGGGTGGATCAAATGGCCATTTTGAGCTTAATGTGTTTAAGCCTATGATTGCTAGCAATCTCCTACAT TCAACGAGATTGCTCGGAGATGCATCTGCTTCCTTTGAAAAGAACTGCGTGAAAGGCATTCAAGCCAACAAGGAAAGGATTTCAAAATTACTTCATGAG TCGCTTATGCTTGTGACTGCCTTGAATCCT AAAATTGGCTATGACAATGCTGCAGCAGTTGCTAAGCTAGCTCACAAGGAAGGAACTACTCTAAAG GAAGCTGCATTGAAACTTGGAGTGCTCACCAGTGAAGAATTTGATGCCCTTGTGGTGCCTGAAAAAATGATTGGCCCATCTGACTGA
- the LOC110610759 gene encoding dnaJ homolog subfamily B member 3: MAESERCYYSVLGLHKQASATEIRHAYRKLALKWHPDRWMKDPVVAGQAKTQFQHIQEAYSVLSDKGKKRVYDAGMLGFLGDDDDEGFCDFMQEMILMMENVRSQPQLKK; this comes from the exons ATGGCTGAGAGCGAGCGTTGTTATTATTCGGTGCTTGGATTACATAAACAAGCCTCGGCTACTGAGATTCGTCATGCTTATCGAAAGCTCGCTCTG AAATGGCATCCAGACCGGTGGATGAAAGATCCCGTCGTCGCTGGGCAGGCGAAAACGCAGTTTCAGCATATTCAAGAGGCTTATTCAG TATTATCagataaaggaaagaaaagagtttacgACGCTGGAATGTTGGGTTTTCTTGGAGACGATGATGATGAA GGGTTCTGCGATTTTATGCAAGAAATGATTTTGATGATGGAAAATGTGAGGTCACAGCCACAG TTGAAGAAGTGA
- the LOC110612874 gene encoding fumarate hydratase 1, mitochondrial isoform X1 — translation MKDPSLISNAELLKPLIKELVSPTLTDARRPSRGQIMVSMAFREEKDTFGPIQVPADKLWGAQTQRSLQNFEIGGEREQMPEPIVRAFGILKKCAAKVNMEYGLDPSIGKAIMQAAQEVAEGKLNDHFPLVIWQTGSGTQSNMNANEVIANRAAEILGHKRGEKFVHPNDHVNKSQSSNDTFPTVMHIAAATEINSRLIPNLKNLHSTLHSKSIEFKDIVKIGRTHTQDATPLTLGQEFSGYALQVKYGLDRITCTLPRMYQLAQGGTAVGTGLNTKKGFDAKIAAAVAEETKLPFVTAENKFEALAAHDAFVESSGALNTIATSLMKIANDMRFLGSGPRCGLGELVLPENEPGSSIMPGKVNPTQCEALTMACAQVMGNHVAITVGGSNGHFELNVFKPMIASNLLHSTRLLGDASASFEKNCVKGIQANKERISKLLHESLMLVTALNPKIGYDNAAAVAKLAHKEGTTLKEAALKLGVLTSEEFDALVVPEKMIGPSD, via the exons ATGAAAGACCCAAGCTTGATATCGAATGCAGAACTTTTGAAACCCCTAATAAAAGAACTCGTTTCACCAACTT TAACAGATGCTCGTCGTCCCTCTCGTGGACAGATTATGGTTTCAATGGCCTTCAGGGAAGAAAAAGACACTTTTGGACCCATTCAAGTTCCCGCTGATAA GTTATGGGGCGCGCAAACTCAAAGATCACTGCAAAATTTCGAAATAGGGGGAGAGCGTGAGCAGATGCCGGAACCGATCGTTCGTGCTTTTGGCATTCTTAAGAAGTGCGCTGCCAAG GTGAACATGGAGTATGGTCTGGATCCATCCATAGGGAAGGCTATAATGCAGGCTGCCCAAGAGGTAGCTGAAGGCAAGTTAAATGATCATTTTCCGCTTGTTATATGGCAGACTGGTAGTGGCACTCAGAGTAACATGAATGCCAATGAG GTTATTGCCAACAGAGCAGCTGAGATTCTTGGACATAAGCGAGGTGAAAAGTTTGTACACCCAAACGATCATGTCAACAAATCGCAGTCTTCTAATGATACCTTCCCAACA GTGATGCACATTGCAGCTGCCACAGAAATAAATTCAAGATTAATACCAAATCTGAAAAATTTGCACAGCACACTGCATTCAAAG TCTATTGAATTCAAAGATATTGTCAAAATTGGGCGCACTCACACTCAAGATGCAACACCACTGACTCTCGGACAAGAGTTTAGTGGCTACGCCTTGCAA GTGAAGTATGGACTTGATCGGATCACATGCACTCTACCGCGCATGTATCAG CTTGCTCAAGGTGGAACTGCTGTTGGAACTGGATTGAACACAAAGAAGGG ATTTGATGCCAAAATAGCTGCTGCAGTGGCTGAGGAAACAAAACTACCATTTGTAACAGCAGAAAACAAGTTTGAAGCTTTG GCTGCACATGATGCTTTTGTTGAAAGTAGCGGAGCCCTTAACACGATTGCTACTTCTCTAATGAAGATTGCAAATGACATGCGCTTCTTGGGAAG CGGCCCACGATGCGGCCTTGGTGAACTTGTACTTCCTGAAAATGAACCAGGCAGCAGTATTATGCCT GGAAAGGTTAATCCTACCCAGTGTGAGGCACTCACTATGGCCTGTGCTCAG GTCATGGGAAATCATGTGGCTATTACAGTGGGTGGATCAAATGGCCATTTTGAGCTTAATGTGTTTAAGCCTATGATTGCTAGCAATCTCCTACAT TCAACGAGATTGCTCGGAGATGCATCTGCTTCCTTTGAAAAGAACTGCGTGAAAGGCATTCAAGCCAACAAGGAAAGGATTTCAAAATTACTTCATGAG TCGCTTATGCTTGTGACTGCCTTGAATCCT AAAATTGGCTATGACAATGCTGCAGCAGTTGCTAAGCTAGCTCACAAGGAAGGAACTACTCTAAAG GAAGCTGCATTGAAACTTGGAGTGCTCACCAGTGAAGAATTTGATGCCCTTGTGGTGCCTGAAAAAATGATTGGCCCATCTGACTGA
- the LOC110612874 gene encoding fumarate hydratase 1, mitochondrial isoform X4 codes for MSTNRSLLMIPSQHSLVLFQVMHIAAATEINSRLIPNLKNLHSTLHSKSIEFKDIVKIGRTHTQDATPLTLGQEFSGYALQVKYGLDRITCTLPRMYQLAQGGTAVGTGLNTKKGFDAKIAAAVAEETKLPFVTAENKFEALAAHDAFVESSGALNTIATSLMKIANDMRFLGSGPRCGLGELVLPENEPGSSIMPGKVNPTQCEALTMACAQVMGNHVAITVGGSNGHFELNVFKPMIASNLLHSTRLLGDASASFEKNCVKGIQANKERISKLLHESLMLVTALNPKIGYDNAAAVAKLAHKEGTTLKEAALKLGVLTSEEFDALVVPEKMIGPSD; via the exons ATGTCAACAAATCGCAGTCTTCTAATGATACCTTCCCAACA TTCTCTTGTTCTTTTCCAGGTGATGCACATTGCAGCTGCCACAGAAATAAATTCAAGATTAATACCAAATCTGAAAAATTTGCACAGCACACTGCATTCAAAG TCTATTGAATTCAAAGATATTGTCAAAATTGGGCGCACTCACACTCAAGATGCAACACCACTGACTCTCGGACAAGAGTTTAGTGGCTACGCCTTGCAA GTGAAGTATGGACTTGATCGGATCACATGCACTCTACCGCGCATGTATCAG CTTGCTCAAGGTGGAACTGCTGTTGGAACTGGATTGAACACAAAGAAGGG ATTTGATGCCAAAATAGCTGCTGCAGTGGCTGAGGAAACAAAACTACCATTTGTAACAGCAGAAAACAAGTTTGAAGCTTTG GCTGCACATGATGCTTTTGTTGAAAGTAGCGGAGCCCTTAACACGATTGCTACTTCTCTAATGAAGATTGCAAATGACATGCGCTTCTTGGGAAG CGGCCCACGATGCGGCCTTGGTGAACTTGTACTTCCTGAAAATGAACCAGGCAGCAGTATTATGCCT GGAAAGGTTAATCCTACCCAGTGTGAGGCACTCACTATGGCCTGTGCTCAG GTCATGGGAAATCATGTGGCTATTACAGTGGGTGGATCAAATGGCCATTTTGAGCTTAATGTGTTTAAGCCTATGATTGCTAGCAATCTCCTACAT TCAACGAGATTGCTCGGAGATGCATCTGCTTCCTTTGAAAAGAACTGCGTGAAAGGCATTCAAGCCAACAAGGAAAGGATTTCAAAATTACTTCATGAG TCGCTTATGCTTGTGACTGCCTTGAATCCT AAAATTGGCTATGACAATGCTGCAGCAGTTGCTAAGCTAGCTCACAAGGAAGGAACTACTCTAAAG GAAGCTGCATTGAAACTTGGAGTGCTCACCAGTGAAGAATTTGATGCCCTTGTGGTGCCTGAAAAAATGATTGGCCCATCTGACTGA